CCTATAGCactttaaaactcacctcactgtgatgatcaatttgaagaaagatgttcaacagcaggttgaaacagtaagtggttgttgtggatgttgtttcaaagcctaacaacGAAATGGACAGTGATTTCAAAGGTGATGATTCATTTAATACACCCATACACATTTTAGAGCTTATGCATTTGCATAGGCTTATGAGCCCAAACCCCCAAAAAATTAAATTACGATtcgttgtgaaaacatgttatcGATGTTCCcaaacagatttcacttggtttcccaaattaagcactgggtagctgcaggaacaaggttggagagcccatggcataaaGCGTTTGGGCGGAATATCACCTAACAGagcagtgagagcatgctcctcaaacagtggttgatacTAGAGTGAAATAAATGTTGTTATATTTTTTTCTCAGctgctaatattaagcacattctCTGCTATAAAACCCAAGTAGATTACAAAACGGACTGGCGAGAAAGCGCGTGGCCTTCATTCGCTATTCCAGTGCATACAGATGATGTATTTTTCCCTGCTCCTCTTTCTGTTCATTTGATAACGGGACATTCTAAATTCAAAAGTAATTTTACATAGTAAAGACCTGTTGCTTCAAAAGATCACTTTCACACTCAACATAGTCACTTCATATGCGCAGTCGCTCTGTAATGGGAAAAATATAACATACGttacagtaggccaactcatattttgttcttctgaaatacattttcttttgacctgactaaaataaataaatggattTATTCTGATGGTGTAGAGTAAATTGacttagactttttaaaatgttgatGTTCCAAAGGCACGCCTAGAGATGCTAAAAGTGTTTATGTTAATTCATTATCAATTACCAGTGGGACAGGAAGTCTTTTGCATTACAATAACCATCTGACAGAATGCTCTAATCACACACCATTCAATTTCACTTGATTTGCTGATTTGTACAACCATAAAAGCTTCAAGGATTGTGATATATAATAACTGTCAGTCATTGATATCGATGAGCACATGTTAAAACCTGGTGTAAGTAGCTTGTGAACGCAACAGTTTATTACTATCCCTGACTGGGACTGAGTCTGAGACaaactacagtgcattcagaatgtattcagaccctttgaccttttcaacattttgttaggtcacatccttattctaaaatggatgaaattgtttccccccctcatcaatctacacaaaacaccccataacgacaaagaaaaaaaatgttaatttttgattatttttgcaaatgtattatgaATAAAAAACCAGaagtaccatatttacataagtattcagaccctttgctatgcgactcggaatttagctcaggtgcatcctgtttccattgatcatccttctgatgtttctacaacttaattggagtccacctgtggtaaattaaattcattggacttgatttggaaaggcaaacacctgtctatataaggtcccacagttgacagtgcatgtcatagcaaaaaccaagccatgatgtcaaaggaattgtctgtagaggaTTGTGTACAGGATTGTCtgtacaggattgtgtcgaggcacagatctggggaagggtaccaacacctttctgcagcactgaaggtccccaagaacacagtggcctccatcattcttaaatggaagaagtttggaagcaccaagactcttcctataactggtcgcccggccaaactgagcaatcggggaagaaaggccttggtcagggaggtgaccaagaacccgatggtcaatctgacagagctctagagttcctccgtggagatgggagaaccttccagaaggacaaccatctctgcagcactccaccaatcaagcctttatggtagagtggccagacggaagccactcctcagtaaaaagacacatgacagcccgcttggagttttccaaaagtcacctaaaggacactcagaccatgagaaataagattctctggtctgatgaaaccatgatcaactctttggcctgaatgccaatcgtcacgtctggaggaaacctggcaccatccctacagtgaagcatggtggtggcagcatcatgctgtggggatgttttcagctgcaaggactgggagactagtcaggatcgagggaaagatgaacgaagcaaagtacagagacctcagactagggcgaaggttcacctttcaacaggacaacgaccctaaacataCACCCAagagtggcttcgtgacaagactctcaatgtccttgagtggcccagccagagcctggtctTGAActcaattgaacatctctggagagacctgaaaatagctgtgcagcgacgctccccatccaacctgacagaacttgagaggatctgcagagaagaatgagagaaactccccaaatacaggtgtgccaagcttgtagcatcatacccaagaagactcagctgtaatcgctgacaaaggtgcttcaacaaagtactgagtaaaaggtctgaatacttacgtaaatgtgatatttcagttttgtatttttaaaaacctatttttgctttgtcattatggggtagtgtgtgtagattgatgaggggtaaaaaaaaacaattcaatcaattttagaataggctgtaacgtaacaaaatgtggaaaaagtcaaggggtctgaatactttacgaatgcactgtacacccgAAGTTGCGGATGTCTAGAGGTGAATATCTGTGCTGTTGATATTTTGTGCTGGGGTAGTTTGGAGGGACCAAAGGGGAGAGCGGAAAGGCCGGAGAGGAACACATGGAGTATGGGTGTAATAGAAAGGTTTGGGTCACTTTAGTATCCCACGTTTGTGAGGGTGTATGGGCACAAGGTTGTAGGGGTAAATAGGacaagggttaggggtcagaagTTATTTCTTGGGACTGCAAAACCCGTGGTGACCCCTGTACTTATTCCCTACATAAGGATGGGAAGGGGCAAAGGTTAGATGTCAGAGGTCATTTCTTAGGACTGTAGTGCAGCGGTGACCCCTGTACGTATGTGAGTATAGCGTTCTGGAGGAAGCTAGCTCTCTGGGCCtcgtcctctctcatcctctggatctctgcctctctcagtcTCAGCTTCTCAAACAGAGATGATATCTCACTCTCCTTGTCCAGGATGGCCTCTCTGTGGTTACTGGCCAGCACTGTGGTAGACAAGACACATACACAGAACAAATACTGGTTGTTTCAAGTGTGTCAACAAATTATGTCAACTGTAAAACAAAGTGGGAGGACAGGTGAGAGGCAAAGGAGAAAGGGTGAGATGGGCCTTATgtagagaagaggacagaggtaggatgaagagaggagatgggagggagagtgtctgacagggagaggaggagagtgtgcatacctttcatctctctctccagagcAGCTATCTTCTCCTTCAGTCCTCCCTGTGCAGTCCTCTCAGCCTGCAGGTGTCCCATCTGCTCCTGTAGCTCCACTCTGACCCGACTCACCTCTGCAACCTTCTCCTGGTCCTTACCAGACAACTCCTGGAGGGGGACAAATTCTCTACATTTAATTACACCAAAGCGCAAATATTACCATCCTAGTAAACATACAACCCCCACACAACGTTGTCTCTGACCCTACACATATGAACATCATTCAGTGCTGAGAATTCACCAACCTGATTATGTCAAATCAGTAATAATCACTTATTAGCATCAAATTGTCCCAGACAAATGTAAGACAACTACACTGTACTTGATCTAGGTATTGTTTCAGTGTGTATAGTTGGTTGTTTTGTGCCAGTGGTCTCTCTGACACATTCCCAATCTGACCTGCTGCAGCTCCTCTATCCTGCGTCGTAGTCCGTCTGTCTCGATGCTCTGCTGTCCGCTACGAGCCTGCAGCTCAGCTATGGTCTGTTTCTGCTGGGAACAGTGGCTCTGGGACTCATCACGGGACTGACGCAACCCACGCAGCTTCTCCTCTAACCCACTCACACGCTGCTGCTGCTCagacagaggaggggagagagaagaacgAGTTGAATCCTCACATTGTTACTGCTTTTCCAAATTTCaggcacacacactgatacagagACCCGGACAAACAAACACAGTTTCTAACCTATTACATTGAGTTGTTCtacaacaggtgtataaagtACCTCCTCCAGGCGAACCTGTAGCCGCACCTTCCCCAGTTCCTCCTCTGCCTGGGCTCTCTCTGTAACACAGGCTGCCTTGGCCCTGCTCAACTCCTACAAGACGAAAAACACAGTTATACAGGCTGCCTTGGCCCTGCTCAACTCCTACAAGATGAAAAACACAGTTATACAGGCTGCCTTGGCACTGCTCAACTCCTACAAGATGAAAAACACAGTTATACAGGCTGCCTTGGCACTGCTCAACTCCTACAAGACGAAAAACACAGTTATACAGGCTGCCTTGGCCCTGCTCAACTCCTACAAGACAAAAAACACAGTTATACAGGCTGCCTTGGCCCTGCTCAACTCCTACAAGACGAAAAACATAGTTACACAGGCTGACTTGGCCCTGCTCAACTCCTACAAGACGAAAAACACAGTTATACAGGCTGCCTTGGCCCTGCTCAACTCCCACAAAGACGAAAAACATAGTTACACAGGCTGACTTGGCCCTGCTCAACTCCTACAGAGCAGAAGCATACATTAACACAGACTGCCTTGGCCCTGATCAACTCCAACAAAATGAAAACCACAGATATACAGGCTGCCTTGGCCCTGATCAACTCCTACAAAACAGttcaggacagagagacacagttaCACCTCTGTATTGTCATCTATAGGGATCTTGTGCCACATAATGATCATTGGAATTTAATTGTGATTTACTGAAGGCAATACATTATCAAAATTATCCAATATAAAGAGCTAACCTCCTCCAGCTGTATCCGCTGTCCCTCCAGTTTGAGGATCCGGTCCTGTAGAGCCCTCTCACTCTCCTCAAGGTGACGATTCACATGGTCCACCTACACGCACACAAACCCACAATGTACACTCAATGGAGGGAAAAAGACAGAGTCTGTTGTATATTTAGTGAGAGACATGGTCAGACAGCAGGTTGTcttctctacctctttctgtcgAAGGTTATTCATGTCCTCCAGAGACTGTTTAGATCTCTTCTTCTCCATCTCCAAACGCtctgagggggagagaagagattgagtatactctgtgtgtgtgtgtgtgtgtgtgtgtgtgtgtgtgtgtgtgtgtgtgtgtgtgtgtgtgtgtgtgtgtgtgtgtgtaccttctgCCTGTGCTAGCCGTAGCTTTAGCTCTGCTGTGCTGTTGGTGAGCTCCTGCTTCAGCTCAAAAATCTGGTCCTGCTGAGACTTACACCTGCTCTCCATCTTCtccaactaacacacacacacagataacgaGAGACTGACTCCGTAAACAGCTTAGGTACTGCATCAAAAGCACAAACATTATATTCATACacacgagcgcacacacacacaagttataCCTTATTCTTGAGCTGTACGTTTGTCTCCGACATACTGTTCATCTCTCTGAGGAGCTTCCCCTCCCTCAGAGCACTGTCCTgcagaaccaaacacacacaccacaatgttAAGCTCACATACATCTTAACAAGAACATCTGTACATCAGTCTCGccgtccccctcccccctccctagtACCTCCCCTTCATTCATACCTCTtgttctttcttcctctccctgctctgtcgttctctctgctcctctttctCAGTCTTCACCCTGGTCAGCAGCTCTCCCAGGTTGTGGTTCTTCTGTTCCGACATGGCCAGTGCTGCCTCCGTCATCTGGAATCTAGACACACAGAACGgtcaggtgtgtgtctgtgagagtgtgtgtgtgcgtgtgtctatgTGGCTGAAACATctgttatgacagtgttatgtaGGCCTTATTACAGACAGCTCAAGTGAACTGTTACCTTCCGTTCCATTTATACAATATCTACAATACCATTCAAAagttcggggtcacttagaaatgtccttgtatttgaaagaaaagcaaatattttgtaaattaaaataacatctaattgatcagaaatacagtgtagccattgttaatgttgtaaatgactattgtagctggaaacggcagattttttaatggaatatctacgtaggcgtacagaggctcattatcatcaaccatcactcctgtgttccaatggcacgttgtgttagctgatccaagtttatcattttaaaaaggctaactgatcattagaaaatctttttgcaattatgttagcacagctgaaaactgttgttccgattaaagaagcaataaaactggccttctttagactagtcgggtatttttattacatttttacctttatttaactaggcaagtcagttaaaaacaaattcatattttcaataGCGGCCTAGGAACAATGTTgaacaactgccttgttcaggggcagaatgacagatttttacctcgtcagctcggggattcgatcttgcaacctttcggttactagtccaacgatctaaccactaggctacctgccgccccatctggagcatcagcatttgtgggtatgattacaggctcaaaacgcCAGAAACAAAGACGATTCTtctaaactcatcagtctattcttgttctgagaaatgaaggctacttATTCCGAACGAAaaactgccaagaaactgaagatctcgtacaatgctgtgtactactcccttcacagaacagcgcaaactgtctctaaccagaatagaaagaggagtgggaggccccggtgcataactgagcaagaggacaagtacattagtgtctagtttgagaaacagacgcctcacaagtcctcaacttgctcagttgtgcaccggggcctcccattcctctttctattctggttagagacagtttgcgctgttctatgaACGGAgtggtacacagcgttgtacgagatcttcagtttcttggcaattcctcgcatggaatagcctacatttctcagaacaagaatagactgacgagtttcagaagaaagtcctttgtttctggccattttgagcctgtaatcgaacccacaaatgctaatgctccagatactcaactagtctaaagaaggccagttttattgcttctttaatcagaacaacagttttcagctttgataacataattgcaaaagggtttctaatgatcaattagcttttgaaaatgataaacttgtattagctaacacaacgtgctattggaacacaggagtgatggttgctgataatgagcctctggACGCCTATGTAGATTTTAAactaaaaatcagctgtttccagctacaatagtcatttacaacattaacaatgtctacactgtatttctgataaatgttatttttatattaaatggacaaaaaaaatgtgcttttctttcaaaacaaggacatttctaagtgaccccaaacttttaaacaGTAGTGTATATCTACGAAAGAGTGGAAGCCACCCTCCATAGGGTTTatccagaggtacagtagtaccTGTGTCCTGTATGAATGAGCCCTGAGGGAGAGGGGACTGAAGTGGGTCACCGTGTATATATATAGCCCCCTGCCTGGGTCCTCTACCTGAGAACCAAGAATAGCTGTCTTTGTAAGTGCCTGATTAAAGATTCAACATGGGTTTCTTCTAGTCACAACATCAGTATCTCATTAAGATAAAGTAGATGTGGTGATGAGATTTAAAACAAGATATGGAAGGTGAGGAACATCCACCTGAGACTCATATTAGTCAAATTCTCATATATTTACATGTGGCTCAAACGTCTTCTAATCATTGTAGATCTGAACATagacagtaggaagtaccagtaaCGCACTCAGTACGGAAGTGatccgatgaagcggatgctaaactacaggactgttttgctagcacagactagaatatggtccaggattcatccgatggcattgaggagtttaccacatcagtcaacagcttcattaataagtgcatcgatgatgtcgtccccacagtgacgaGCACGTACATACCTCAACTAGAAgccaggcaacatccgcactgagctactGGCTAAAGCTGCTTCTTtgaaggagcgggacactaatctggacgcttataagaaattccgctACGCCccccaacgaaccatcaaacaaatAACGCAAAGTGTCTtgctacaccggctccaacgctgGTTGGATGTGGCAGGTCTTGCAAACCATCACGGTttacaaagggaagcccagccgcgagctgcccagtgatgcaagcctaccagacaagctaaataccttctatgctcactttgaggcacgcaacactgaaccatgcatgagagcaccagctgttccggacgactgtgtgagtaagacctttaaacaggtaaacattcacagagccacagggccagacggattaccaggacatgtactcagagcatgcgctgaccagatGGCAAgtctcttcactgacattttcaaactctccctgacccagtctgtaatacctacatgtttcaaacagaccaccatagtccctgtgcccaagaacgccaaggtaatctgtctaaatgactatcgcaccGTAGCActtacatctgtagccatgaaatgctttgaaaggctggtcatggctcacatcaacaccataatcCTAAACACCCTGGagccactccaattcgcataccgccccaacagatccacatgtgacgcaatctctattgcactccacactgccctttccaatCTGGACAAAAAGAAAACCTGTGAGAGAATACTATTCAATAACTACagttcagtgttcaacaccatagtgccatccaagctcatcactaagctaaggatcctgcaattgaacacctccctctgcaactgaatcctggacttcctgacgggccacctccaggtggtgagggtaggcaacaacacatccaccacgcagACCCTCAACACGAGggcacctcaggggtgcgtgcttagtctcctcctgtactccctgttcatccatgactgcgtGACCACGCACGActgcaacaccatcattaagttttcagaCGACACAACGGTAGTAGGCCAAATCACGACGACGATGaaacagcttatagggaggaggttagagacaacaacctctccctcaacgtcagcaagacaaaggagctgatcgtggaccacAGGAAACGGAGGACCGagcgctgtagtggagcgggtcaagagcttcaagtttctctgtgtccacatcactaaggaactatcatggtccaaacacaccaacacagtcatgaagaaggcacgacaatgcctctgcTCCCTCTGGagtctgaaaagatttgacatgggccctcagatcctcaaagttctacagctgcaccactgacAGCATcttggctgcatcaccgcttggtatggcaactgcttggcatccgaccgtaacATGCTGACTACATGATATGATACTACTATGATTGACAACATGATACTACTATGATTTTGTCCACACACACCAGACGCGActaggacacgcaggttgatatatcaaaacaaactctgaaccaactaaaTTAAtttgggacaggtcgaaaagcattaaacatttatgtcaatttagctagctagcttgctgttaatttgtcctgggatatgaacattgttattttacctgaaatgcacaaggtcctctactccggcaattaatccacagataaaagggtaaaccaagtttgtttctagtaatctctcctccttcaggcttcttcttcttctttggacttgatatggtggttggcaaccaactttaaggggCATTACCCTTAAAGTTGGAGGAGATGgtagaggcgggacttgcagcacgtcaagtgtcacaaatagaaccaagttgcATTTTAGCACCTGGCTATATTGACACTTGTTGACGAGTGCGAGCAGTGTggatgcaatgattgaataacatgcatgtggaaatgtattttgcaacacTCACGCACGTAACacaagcggtgtggtcagcatgtacggcgctacagagggtagggtGTACagccctgtacatcactgggactgagctccctgccatccaggacctctataccaggtggtgtcagaggaaggccctaaaaactgtcaaaactccagtcacccaagtcatagactgttctctctgctaccacaaggcaagtggtaccggagatccaagtctgggaccaacagTCTCCTGGACAgcttctgcccccaagccataagactgctaaacagttaatcaaatggctacccgtacTATTTGCATCGAACCACgtttttttgcactaactctcttgcaATGGCTCTATgccctcactggactctacccacacactcacacatactacactgacactccaactcacacatacgctcacacacacgcacgcatattgacgccacacagacagacactttcacacacgctgctgctactctgtttattatctatcatgattgcctagtcactacctcgtacccctgcacattgacttggtatcggttctccttgtatatagtctcgttattgttgtgttactatttctttctttctttaaaaaaaatcttactTTTTAACGGTGCATTGTTgagaaagggctcgtaagtaagcatttcacagtaaagtctacacctgttgatgTGACTTGAGGATGAATGTGGGGTTTAAACATGGACTGATGAGGCCTGCTTACTTGGCTGTGAGAGAGTTGACAACAGACTTCCTCTCGTTCAGGGCCTCCTGTAGCTGACCCACATGGATAGATGTGGTCCTGGAGGAGAGGGAAACACAGGGTCATTAATATGtaccgtgccttcagaaagtattcatacctcttgacttattccacattttgtgttacagcctgaattcaaagtgTATTAAATAGATcttcacacaatagcccataatgacaacgtaaaaacatgtttttagaaatgtttgcaaatgtattgaaaatatagaacactcatttacataagtattcaacctctgagccaatacatgtcagaatcacctttggcagtgattagagTTGAGTCTTtttggataagtctctaagagctttgcacacctggattgtacaatattttcacattattatatttttattcttcaagctctgtcaagttggatgttgatgattgctagacagacattttcaagtcttgcaattgattttcaagccgatttaagtcaaaactgtaactaggccatttAGGAAAATTTAATGTCCTGTGTATATTTGGCCTCgttttttaggttattgtcctgctgaaaagtgaatgtCTCCCAGTGTCTCTTGGCAAGCaaactgaaccaagttttcctctaggattttacctgtgcttagctctattccatttatttataTCCTGAACACAAAGAGTTATGTTTGGGGTAAACACACcactcatattttcaagcatggtggtggctgcatcatgttatgggtatgcttgtcatcggcaaggactagggagtttttaggataaaaagttaatttctttttgggcagttttactttagtgccttattgcaaacatgatgcatgttttgaaatatttgtattctgtacaggcttcttccttttcactctgtcatttagattagtattgtggagtaactacaatgttgttgatccatcctcagttttctcctatcacagccattaaactctataacggttttaaagtccccattggcctcatggtgaaacccgtgagtggtttccttcctctccagcaactgagttaggaaggacgcctgtatctttgtagtgactgggtttaatgatacactatccaaagtgtaattaataacttcaccatgctcttaataacttcaccatgctcaaagggattttcaatgtatgcttaaaaaaataatatatatatatatatatatatatatatatatatatatatatatatatatatatatatatatatatatatatatatatatatatatatatatatcagatgtatcctgtttccattgattatccttgagatgtttctacaactttattgaatttaccagaggtggactccgatcgattggacatgatttggaaaggcacacacctgtctatataaaggtcacagttgacagcgcatttcaaagcaaaaaccaagccatgaggttgaaggaattgtccgtagagctccgagacagaattgtgtcgaggcacagatctgggaaagggtaccaacaaatttctgcagcattgaaagttcccaggaaaacagtggcctccaccattcttaaatggaagacgtttggaactaccaagactcttcctagagctggccgcccggccaaattgagcaatcgggggagaagggccttggtcagtgaggtcaccaagaacccgatggtcactctgacagagcttcagatttcctctgtggagatgggaggaccttttagaaggacaaccatctctgcagcactccaccaatcaggcctttatggtagtggacGGAcgcccctcagtaaaaggcacatgacagtctcctcagtaaaagacacatgacagcccgcttggagttttccaaaaggcacctaaagactctctgaCTATGAGAAAGAagcttctctggtctgatgaaaccaagattgaactccttggcatgaatgccaagcgtcacgtctggaggaaacctggcaccatccctacagtgaagcatggtggtggcagcatcatgcagtgaggatgtttttcagctgcagggactcgcagactagccaggatcgagggaaagatgaacggagcaaagtacagagagatccttgatgaaaacctgctccagagcgctcaggacctcagactgaggcgaaggttcaccttccaacaggacaacgaccctaagtacacagcaagacatcacaggagtgacttcaggacaagtctctgaatgtcattaagtggcccggccagagcccggacttctctaatcgaacatctctagagagacctgaaaatagctgtgcagtgatgatacccatccaacctgacagagcttgag
This genomic interval from Salvelinus fontinalis isolate EN_2023a chromosome 30, ASM2944872v1, whole genome shotgun sequence contains the following:
- the lrrc45 gene encoding leucine-rich repeat-containing protein 45 isoform X1: MEDFRRTYLRLCKEGGVEPQESVLAQLQETRGAAAGSRLDLRGHSLSVDTCAVLGRVLHKDTLFTELALSDCMLTEEGAKLLLNGLCANTTVKVLDLKGNNLRSTGAEALGKLLVRNKTLCRLVLEWNALGMWEEAFSVFCEGLATNACLTQLDLRNNQINHQGASELCLALKRNSTLQELDVRWNNIGLLGGRSFLEALQQNRTLTHLEMAGNNIPSDTLKALEQAMDHNSDRQSAVRESRSRTQVLSKEIQILKEEKGRQFLSLMETIDKQRDEMGRSTRSATTSIHVGQLQEALNERKSVVNSLTAKFQMTEAALAMSEQKNHNLGELLTRVKTEKEEQRERQSRERKKEQEDSALREGKLLREMNSMSETNVQLKNKLEKMESRCKSQQDQIFELKQELTNSTAELKLRLAQAEERLEMEKKRSKQSLEDMNNLRQKEVDHVNRHLEESERALQDRILKLEGQRIQLEEELSRAKAACVTERAQAEEELGKVRLQVRLEEQQRVSGLEEKLRGLRQSRDESQSHCSQQKQTIAELQARSGQQSIETDGLRRRIEELQQELSGKDQEKVAEVSRVRVELQEQMGHLQAERTAQGGLKEKIAALEREMKVLASNHREAILDKESEISSLFEKLRLREAEIQRMREDEAQRASFLQNAILTYVQGSPLHYSPKK
- the lrrc45 gene encoding leucine-rich repeat-containing protein 45 isoform X2, whose amino-acid sequence is MEDFRRTYLRLCKEGGVEPQESVLAQLQETRGAAAGSRLDLRGHSLSVDTCAVLGRVLHKDTLFTELALSDCMLTEEGAKLLLNGLCANTTVKVLDLKGNNLRSTGAEALGKLLVRNKTLCRLVLEWNALGMWEEAFSVFCEGLATNACLTQLDLRNNQINHQGASELCLALKRNSTLQELDVRWNNIGLLGGRSFLEALQQNRTLTHLEMAGNNIPSDTLKALEQAMDHNSDRQSAVRESRSRTQVLSKEIQILKEEKGRQFLSLMETIDKQRDEMGRSTRTTSIHVGQLQEALNERKSVVNSLTAKFQMTEAALAMSEQKNHNLGELLTRVKTEKEEQRERQSRERKKEQEDSALREGKLLREMNSMSETNVQLKNKLEKMESRCKSQQDQIFELKQELTNSTAELKLRLAQAEERLEMEKKRSKQSLEDMNNLRQKEVDHVNRHLEESERALQDRILKLEGQRIQLEEELSRAKAACVTERAQAEEELGKVRLQVRLEEQQRVSGLEEKLRGLRQSRDESQSHCSQQKQTIAELQARSGQQSIETDGLRRRIEELQQELSGKDQEKVAEVSRVRVELQEQMGHLQAERTAQGGLKEKIAALEREMKVLASNHREAILDKESEISSLFEKLRLREAEIQRMREDEAQRASFLQNAILTYVQGSPLHYSPKK